A portion of the Candidatus Methylacidiphilales bacterium genome contains these proteins:
- a CDS encoding LemA family protein produces the protein MALGLVVLIGLVIVVVVLLAVAGSFIGIYNHLVTLRNRTKNAYAQIDVQLKRRYDLIPNLVETAKGYLKHERETLEAVIAARASAVSANQKASSDPSDAAAIQGVASAEGNLQGALGRLLAVVESYPDLKANQNMMQLTEELTSTENKVAFARQAYNDSVLSYNTARETFPNNLLANFFGFQAAQLFEVANPAEREAPKVSFT, from the coding sequence ATGGCGCTTGGATTGGTCGTTCTCATCGGTTTAGTGATCGTGGTGGTGGTGTTGCTGGCTGTGGCCGGTTCATTCATCGGCATCTACAACCACCTGGTCACCCTGCGCAACCGGACCAAGAACGCCTACGCCCAGATCGATGTCCAGCTCAAGCGCCGCTACGACCTCATCCCCAACTTGGTGGAAACCGCCAAAGGTTACCTCAAGCACGAGCGTGAAACCCTCGAAGCGGTCATCGCCGCCCGCGCGAGCGCGGTCAGTGCCAACCAGAAGGCCTCCTCCGACCCCTCGGACGCCGCCGCCATCCAGGGCGTGGCCTCCGCCGAGGGGAACCTCCAGGGGGCCCTCGGACGGCTGCTGGCCGTGGTGGAATCCTATCCCGACCTCAAGGCCAACCAGAACATGATGCAGTTGACCGAGGAACTGACCTCGACCGAGAACAAAGTGGCCTTCGCCCGCCAGGCCTACAACGACTCCGTGCTTTCCTACAACACCGCCCGTGAAACGTTCCCCAACAACTTGTTGGCGAACTTTTTCGGCTTTCAGGCGGCGCAGCTCTTCGAGGTGGCCAATCCAGCCGAGCGCGAGGCCCCCAAAGTCAGCTTCACCTGA
- a CDS encoding carotenoid biosynthesis protein, with amino-acid sequence MISRIRQSLHGHWHNFLRLSPEDRFSEAVWWIFLIWSTVGLFIMAAGVTEQTVLALDLGPTLQPAALACLHWGDFLFLLFGAIVVWTTASGVLPRRDAWKAVWVVAVGSGLVETIGTLTGFPFGSYTYLGRMGPQIGPLPLAIPAAWWMVVAGFYLTFRRLLPHAGRRSLCLLTASAATAFDWVMEPFAWQVRGYWQWHDGRVPAENYAAWFVLSFLLARLAPLHSPVGWKTDLRAAGVLALTLMLFVVGRLAAA; translated from the coding sequence ATGATCAGCCGCATCCGACAATCACTTCACGGCCACTGGCACAACTTCCTCCGGCTTTCACCCGAGGACCGATTCTCGGAGGCCGTCTGGTGGATTTTCCTCATCTGGTCGACGGTGGGCCTGTTCATCATGGCCGCCGGGGTGACGGAGCAAACCGTGCTGGCGCTCGATCTGGGACCGACGCTCCAGCCGGCAGCCCTGGCCTGTCTGCACTGGGGGGATTTTTTGTTCCTGCTTTTTGGCGCCATCGTGGTGTGGACAACGGCGTCCGGGGTCCTGCCACGGCGCGACGCCTGGAAAGCGGTCTGGGTGGTGGCGGTGGGTTCGGGACTGGTCGAGACCATCGGCACCCTGACGGGTTTCCCATTCGGCTCCTACACCTACCTCGGACGGATGGGCCCGCAGATTGGTCCGTTGCCCCTGGCCATCCCGGCGGCCTGGTGGATGGTGGTGGCCGGATTCTACCTGACCTTCCGGCGTTTGCTGCCCCATGCCGGACGCCGAAGCCTTTGCCTGCTGACCGCTTCGGCGGCCACCGCATTCGACTGGGTGATGGAACCTTTTGCCTGGCAGGTGCGGGGCTACTGGCAATGGCACGACGGCCGGGTGCCGGCGGAAAACTACGCCGCCTGGTTCGTGCTCAGCTTTCTCCTGGCCCGTTTGGCCCCGCTGCACAGCCCGGTCGGCTGGAAGACCGACCTGCGTGCGGCAGGTGTACTTGCGCTGACTCTCATGCTCTTTGTCGTCGGCCGGCTGGCCGCAGCCTGA
- a CDS encoding M48 family metallopeptidase, with product MDFFAHQDRARLLTRQWLAYYVLALAGTILATYVLVVMVLGMIEHEKRSPTLLREREGFTTGLSAPFPGQGWFDPGLFVAVTGATLILVAVGSGWKTLQLAGGGATVATLLGGRPVPPGTSDPDKRRLLNVVEEMAIAAGLPVPAVYVLDDEEGINAFAAGNVPSDAVIGVTRGTIERLTRDELQGVVAHEFSHILNGDMRLNVRLTCLTAGILFLAVIGRTLLESLRYARFSSGRKDKGGGALLLVVVGAGLGLMLIGSIGHFFASLIQAAVSRQREFLADASAVQFTRNPEGIGGALLKIAGLGRNNRLRSSHAVEAGHFFFSDSVTARWLDIGATHPPLEERIRRVAPQLLEEAHLESRAVRPGGASTSSAPYSGTGAGLADSLGVAALAPGTTVEPVVRDSAWPEAGAEHLAYAADLLANLPGILSEAVREPYGARALVFALLLSHDPEVEARQLASLQRMSEPLLRQEALLLRGPLRRLDRRVLLPLVDLAQPTLRLLSPAAYREFRLTLEVLIEEDGEIGLLEYALLKLVKRRLDPLFPGMIQVKEGVPAREPRTLEAAWPDIQTLLAALAYQNGDAAAAFAAGTAVYGAAPGQSPLPQAEHCGLSEADQAMERLIDLPESDRRVVVEACARTVMADGNWNADEGELLRAIGDHLGCSIPPFLDRS from the coding sequence ATGGATTTCTTCGCCCACCAGGACCGCGCCAGGCTCCTGACCCGCCAGTGGCTGGCTTATTACGTCCTCGCCCTGGCCGGGACCATCCTCGCCACCTATGTCCTGGTGGTGATGGTGTTGGGCATGATCGAGCACGAGAAGCGGAGCCCGACCCTTTTGCGTGAGCGGGAGGGATTCACCACCGGATTGAGTGCGCCCTTCCCTGGGCAGGGGTGGTTTGATCCGGGATTGTTTGTCGCCGTGACCGGGGCAACCTTGATCCTGGTGGCCGTGGGCAGCGGGTGGAAGACCCTGCAATTGGCCGGAGGCGGCGCCACGGTGGCCACCCTCCTGGGCGGACGCCCGGTCCCGCCCGGCACCTCCGACCCCGACAAGCGACGGCTGCTCAACGTGGTCGAGGAAATGGCCATCGCCGCCGGCCTGCCTGTGCCCGCGGTCTATGTGCTCGACGACGAGGAGGGGATCAACGCCTTTGCCGCCGGAAACGTCCCGTCCGACGCCGTCATCGGCGTGACCCGGGGGACGATCGAGCGGTTGACGCGGGATGAGTTGCAAGGGGTGGTGGCGCACGAATTCAGCCACATCCTCAATGGGGACATGCGCTTGAATGTCCGCCTGACCTGTCTGACCGCGGGTATTCTCTTCCTGGCCGTGATCGGCCGGACCCTGCTGGAATCGCTGCGCTATGCCCGCTTCTCCAGTGGACGGAAAGACAAGGGCGGTGGTGCGCTTCTCCTGGTCGTCGTGGGCGCCGGGCTCGGCCTGATGTTGATCGGGTCGATCGGTCATTTCTTCGCCTCCCTCATCCAGGCCGCCGTCTCCCGTCAAAGGGAATTCCTGGCCGATGCCTCCGCGGTCCAGTTCACCCGTAATCCGGAGGGCATCGGCGGGGCCCTGCTCAAGATCGCCGGTTTGGGAAGGAACAACCGCCTGCGCTCCAGCCATGCGGTCGAGGCGGGTCATTTCTTTTTCAGCGACAGCGTGACGGCCCGCTGGTTGGACATCGGGGCCACTCACCCGCCGTTGGAGGAACGCATCCGCCGCGTCGCCCCGCAATTGTTGGAGGAGGCGCATCTGGAAAGCCGGGCCGTGCGGCCCGGGGGTGCTTCTACTTCCTCTGCCCCGTACTCGGGAACGGGAGCAGGCTTGGCCGACTCACTTGGCGTGGCGGCCCTGGCCCCGGGAACGACCGTGGAACCGGTGGTCCGGGACAGCGCCTGGCCGGAGGCCGGAGCCGAACACCTGGCCTATGCGGCGGACCTGCTGGCCAACCTTCCCGGAATCTTGAGCGAGGCGGTGCGGGAACCCTACGGGGCCCGTGCGTTGGTCTTTGCCCTGCTCTTGAGCCACGACCCCGAAGTGGAGGCGCGGCAACTGGCCAGCTTGCAACGGATGTCGGAACCGCTCTTGCGACAGGAAGCCCTGCTCCTGCGCGGACCGCTCCGGCGATTGGACCGGAGGGTCCTGCTGCCTTTGGTCGATCTGGCCCAGCCGACCCTGCGCCTCTTGTCTCCCGCCGCCTACCGTGAATTCCGGCTCACCCTCGAAGTGCTGATTGAGGAAGATGGCGAGATCGGTTTGCTGGAGTATGCGCTCTTGAAATTGGTCAAACGCCGCCTGGACCCTTTGTTTCCCGGAATGATTCAGGTGAAGGAAGGGGTCCCGGCGCGCGAGCCCCGGACGCTGGAAGCCGCCTGGCCGGATATCCAGACCCTGTTGGCGGCGTTGGCCTATCAAAATGGGGATGCCGCGGCGGCGTTTGCAGCCGGCACGGCGGTTTACGGGGCGGCCCCCGGCCAATCGCCCCTGCCGCAGGCGGAACATTGCGGCCTTTCCGAAGCCGATCAGGCCATGGAGCGGTTGATCGACCTCCCCGAGTCCGACCGCCGGGTGGTGGTCGAGGCCTGTGCCCGCACCGTCATGGCCGATGGAAATTGGAATGCGGACGAGGGGGAATTGCTCCGGGCCATTGGCGACCACTTGGGCTGTTCCATCCCGCCATTCCTGGATCGATCCTGA
- the nth gene encoding endonuclease III produces the protein MERPARAAALLARLKALYPGAHCELEHRNPFELLVATILSAQCTDVRVNKTTPELFRRFPTAEAMAAAKTEELEAIIRPTGFYRNKAKSILGAARALVDQHGGNVPCDLETLHALPGVGRKTANVVLGDAFGIQEGIVVDTHVGRLARRFGLTRHQDAVKVEFALMPLIPRGDWTRISHLLIWHGRRRCKAQNPDCAGCELRDLCPSVDRAAPKKRRPALDKRRDRTKIKP, from the coding sequence ATGGAACGCCCCGCCCGTGCCGCCGCCCTGCTCGCCCGCTTGAAGGCCCTCTATCCCGGGGCGCACTGTGAACTCGAGCACCGCAACCCCTTTGAGTTGCTGGTGGCGACGATCCTTTCCGCGCAGTGCACCGACGTGCGGGTCAACAAGACCACCCCGGAATTGTTCCGGCGGTTCCCCACGGCGGAAGCGATGGCCGCCGCAAAAACGGAGGAGCTGGAAGCGATCATCCGGCCGACCGGATTTTACCGCAACAAGGCCAAATCGATCCTCGGTGCGGCCCGGGCGCTGGTGGACCAGCACGGCGGGAATGTGCCCTGCGATCTGGAAACACTCCACGCGCTGCCCGGGGTCGGACGCAAAACGGCCAATGTGGTTCTCGGCGACGCCTTCGGCATCCAAGAGGGGATTGTGGTCGACACCCATGTCGGACGACTGGCCCGCCGCTTCGGCCTGACCCGGCACCAGGATGCGGTCAAGGTGGAGTTCGCCCTGATGCCCCTGATCCCGCGCGGGGACTGGACCCGGATCTCGCACTTGTTGATCTGGCATGGGCGTCGTCGCTGCAAGGCGCAGAATCCGGACTGTGCGGGCTGTGAACTGCGTGACCTCTGTCCCTCTGTGGACCGGGCGGCCCCAAAAAAGCGCAGGCCGGCGCTGGACAAGCGGCGGGACCGGACCAAAATCAAGCCGTGA
- the glpX gene encoding class II fructose-bisphosphatase, whose protein sequence is MPDRPLIDVERQLEFDFLRTTEMAALATLPWLGKGRKEDADAAACDAMRGMFDLMDIRGEVVIGEGIKDEAPGIFYGERLGYGGPESPRFEIAVDPVDGTTNVSKGMSNSLSCLVAAQIEGDCTSCLQAIPAFYLQKLAYPLAVRRAWMDDPSLPIDIDAPIGEVIDVTARILGKDPRDVVVCVLDRPRNAALIEDIRRKGAALRMIVDGDIAAALAPAMQSSPIDLYAGIGGAPEGVLAAAALRCLGGGMRAKIWVRDEAERQSLIQAGWGDRLDRQFMSRDLAMGKNIIFAATGITQSPLVKGVEVTGNICVTHSVLMRARSGTVRFIEARHDLSRKTLHRRSTRAEGKI, encoded by the coding sequence ATGCCCGACCGCCCCCTCATCGACGTCGAACGCCAACTGGAATTCGACTTTCTCCGCACCACCGAAATGGCCGCCCTGGCCACCCTCCCCTGGCTCGGCAAGGGCCGCAAAGAAGATGCCGATGCCGCCGCCTGCGACGCCATGCGCGGGATGTTCGACCTGATGGACATCCGGGGCGAGGTGGTCATCGGCGAGGGCATCAAGGACGAGGCCCCGGGGATCTTCTACGGGGAGCGCCTCGGCTACGGCGGTCCGGAAAGCCCGCGCTTCGAGATCGCCGTCGACCCGGTCGACGGCACCACCAACGTCAGCAAGGGCATGTCCAATTCCCTCAGCTGCCTCGTGGCCGCCCAGATCGAGGGGGACTGCACCTCGTGCCTCCAGGCCATCCCGGCCTTCTACCTGCAAAAACTGGCCTATCCTCTCGCTGTCCGCCGTGCCTGGATGGACGATCCCTCCCTCCCCATCGATATCGACGCACCGATCGGCGAGGTCATCGATGTGACGGCCCGGATTCTGGGCAAAGACCCCCGCGACGTCGTGGTCTGCGTGCTCGACCGGCCGCGCAACGCCGCGTTGATCGAGGATATTCGCCGCAAGGGCGCGGCCCTGCGCATGATCGTCGACGGCGACATCGCTGCCGCCCTGGCCCCGGCCATGCAGTCCTCCCCCATCGACCTCTATGCCGGGATCGGCGGGGCGCCCGAGGGCGTGCTGGCGGCGGCGGCCCTGCGCTGCCTCGGGGGCGGCATGCGGGCCAAGATCTGGGTGCGTGATGAAGCCGAACGCCAATCGCTCATCCAGGCGGGTTGGGGCGACCGATTGGACAGGCAATTCATGTCGCGCGACCTGGCCATGGGCAAGAACATCATCTTCGCCGCCACCGGCATCACCCAGAGCCCGCTGGTCAAGGGCGTGGAAGTGACCGGGAACATCTGCGTGACCCATTCCGTGCTCATGCGCGCGCGCAGCGGAACCGTGCGGTTCATCGAGGCCCGCCACGATCTCTCGCGCAAGACCCTCCACCGCCGGTCCACCCGGGCGGAAGGAAAGATATAA
- the crtI gene encoding phytoene desaturase family protein, with protein MPQLPESFHAVVIGGGLGGLAAALRLRASGARVTLLEKNAQTGGKAVEIRAAGFRWDTGPSLLTMPWVLEDLFTAAGARSSDHLSLERISPVCRYFWPDGTSIDEDEAFFQRPEVARFLHYAQGIYELSGEAFLTRPPEDLWKAFHPANWHKLIHLPKVATFQSVSQTVDRYFTDSHLRQLFKRFATYNGSSPYAAPATFNVIPYVEATFGAWYVRGGMARIAEALTRLACERGITVRTATEVLRIDASGIHLRGGEILQADCTVFNGDVIRAHRDCIRFPGHEAEAARLAKPALSLSGFVLLLGVDRRFPQLSHHNIYFSQDYRTEFNDLFQRRIPPGEPTLYLSATAHSDPADAPPGGDNLFILANCPADDGTVDWSTGKESYAEEIIQMLERRGLSGLRGSIRHQEALSPADFAARDLSSGGALYGWASHSPLTALLRPPLQSRLDPSVFFVGGTTHPGGGIPLVLLSAQMAVEKILRRFGDGGSRP; from the coding sequence ATGCCGCAGTTGCCCGAATCCTTCCACGCCGTGGTCATTGGCGGGGGACTCGGGGGATTGGCGGCGGCCCTGCGGCTGCGCGCCTCCGGGGCCCGGGTCACCCTGTTGGAAAAAAACGCCCAAACCGGCGGCAAGGCGGTGGAAATCCGCGCGGCCGGTTTTCGCTGGGACACCGGCCCCTCCCTCCTGACCATGCCCTGGGTGTTGGAGGACCTCTTCACCGCCGCCGGAGCCCGGTCGTCGGATCACCTCTCCCTTGAACGGATCAGTCCGGTCTGCCGCTACTTCTGGCCTGATGGAACGTCGATCGACGAAGATGAGGCCTTTTTCCAACGCCCGGAGGTGGCCCGGTTCCTCCATTACGCCCAGGGAATCTACGAGCTTTCCGGAGAAGCCTTTTTGACCCGTCCGCCGGAGGATCTGTGGAAGGCCTTCCATCCGGCTAACTGGCACAAACTGATCCACCTCCCCAAAGTCGCCACCTTCCAGTCTGTCAGCCAGACTGTGGACCGTTATTTCACCGATTCCCATCTGCGCCAGCTTTTCAAACGCTTCGCCACCTACAACGGCAGCAGCCCTTACGCCGCCCCGGCCACCTTCAATGTCATCCCCTATGTCGAAGCCACCTTCGGCGCCTGGTATGTCCGCGGCGGCATGGCCCGCATCGCCGAAGCCCTCACCCGTTTGGCCTGCGAGCGCGGGATCACTGTGCGAACCGCCACGGAAGTCCTCCGAATCGACGCCTCCGGCATTCACTTGCGCGGTGGCGAAATCCTCCAGGCCGACTGCACTGTGTTCAATGGCGATGTCATCCGGGCCCACCGCGACTGCATCCGCTTTCCCGGTCACGAGGCCGAGGCTGCCCGTCTGGCCAAACCGGCGCTTTCCCTCTCCGGCTTTGTCCTCCTCTTGGGCGTGGACCGCCGCTTCCCCCAACTCAGCCACCACAACATCTATTTCAGCCAGGACTACCGGACGGAATTCAACGACCTCTTCCAACGCCGGATTCCCCCTGGGGAACCCACGCTCTATCTCAGTGCCACCGCGCACAGTGATCCCGCCGATGCCCCGCCCGGTGGAGACAACCTCTTCATCCTGGCCAATTGTCCGGCGGACGACGGCACGGTCGACTGGTCCACAGGCAAGGAGTCCTATGCTGAAGAAATCATCCAAATGTTGGAGCGTCGGGGTTTGAGCGGCTTGCGTGGTTCGATCCGCCACCAAGAGGCCCTGAGCCCGGCGGACTTTGCCGCCCGCGACCTCAGTTCCGGCGGCGCACTCTATGGCTGGGCCTCGCACAGCCCGTTGACCGCCCTGCTCCGACCCCCGCTCCAATCCCGGCTGGATCCCTCGGTCTTTTTCGTTGGCGGCACCACCCACCCCGGGGGCGGCATCCCGCTGGTCCTGCTGAGCGCGCAAATGGCGGTGGAAAAGATCCTCCGCCGGTTTGGCGATGGAGGAAGCCGGCCATGA